CATGCCTGCTCCAGAAATTCAACGTGGGTTTATGGCTTTACAATCATTCGTAATAGGGTAATAATTTCTACTATTTAACAGGGTCAACTACGGCCCATTCATCTCGAGGACATGACCGTCGTGCACCAACTCCTTTCATCCCTCCTCAAAGTCACAGACACGACGATcgagatgaagacgatgacgatcGACGAAGAGGCCTTCGTAATACCGATATGAATAGAAGGCAATCGCGCCGACGCTCCCCCATTCGATACGATACACCGGAGCCGATTGACGATGATATTCAAAGGATTTTGAGGCCTATGCCATCTGCCGAGTCGGTTGTGTATGGTCCCAAGGGTGAAAGGCCAAGAAGACGTCTTACGAATCCTCTACCTGAACCTCCTCGAGATATTTATGAGATGACTCCCTACAAAGCCCTTGCCAGCTTACCAAGAACGTCTGCTGCTCTGCTTGCAACCTCGTATGGATCTCGACAACACGTATATGATGCAGAGAATCCGGCGGTAAAGAGAAACAAATCAATGAAGGGCATACTTCGAGCATTTagcaaaaaggaaaagaaagatccTGTTGTTGTCGTTCCGATATTCAAAAATGGATCTCAGGTTCAATTCCAATCCCAGCTCACACAGCCGCAAATGCAATTTCCACAACCTGATGCACAATTTGCATCTCAAGCTCCGCAAGGCCCGCTGCAGCAATCTATGCTGGTGCAACCTCAAATGCAAATGCCTCAAGGGCCAGGAACATCTGCGCCCGACATACCTCTAATGGCACAATCGCAACTCACACAACCCCAAATGCAAATGCCGCAGCCCGGACAAAGTCAATCAGATATTAATCAAATGCAGCAATCTCAATTGACACAACCACAAATGCAAATGCCTCAAGGACTTGGACCTACGCCTGATATACCCTTGATGCAGCAATCTCAGCTCACTCAAGCCCAGATGCAGATGCCTCAACCTAATGCGGACACGCTTCACCGTTCGGGATCGTGGTCAAGTAGAAAGTACGGAGGAGGGAATACACCTGGGCCAAATCATCTCCAGCCGCAGAACATTCAGTTCCCTCAGCCCGTTGGCGGGGGTTCTCATTATGGTTCGTCACCAATGCACTCACATTCATCTCGTTCAGCCGATGTGATACCTTCATTTCCCCCAATTCCTCCAGTACTGAGCAATCCGCCGCCCATTAAGTTCGACCAATCCAGTCCGTTGAATGGTTTCTTAAGTCATTCGCAGTACCGCGTTCTTTATCGAAATC
The sequence above is a segment of the Psilocybe cubensis strain MGC-MH-2018 chromosome 4, whole genome shotgun sequence genome. Coding sequences within it:
- a CDS encoding N-glycosidase (N-glycosidase Npun_R5314), which gives rise to MGSGQSKFGRGNKNAQYPYGYPPFSHYSGTQQPFIPPYNAGGGFIPPGQAMFPPQMQQYGVIPPEFYGQAAYNRPPRMMGWLPQDKPVKKKKKSRRTNSENFVGGFAGEAPAETRPRRAQSESHNRPDPDRPNMPAPEIQRSTTAHSSRGHDRRAPTPFIPPQSHRHDDRDEDDDDRRRGLRNTDMNRRQSRRRSPIRYDTPEPIDDDIQRILRPMPSAESVVYGPKGERPRRRLTNPLPEPPRDIYEMTPYKALASLPRTSAALLATSYGSRQHVYDAENPAVKRNKSMKGILRAFSKKEKKDPVVVVPIFKNGSQVQFQSQLTQPQMQFPQPDAQFASQAPQGPLQQSMLVQPQMQMPQGPGTSAPDIPLMAQSQLTQPQMQMPQPGQSQSDINQMQQSQLTQPQMQMPQGLGPTPDIPLMQQSQLTQAQMQMPQPNADTLHRSGSWSSRKYGGGNTPGPNHLQPQNIQFPQPVGGGSHYGSSPMHSHSSRSADVIPSFPPIPPVLSNPPPIKFDQSSPLNGFLSHSQYRVLYRNQTYPTALHLHEAMKFTDTKPEIAEIIRNLPNIHDVYPTAQHYQEYMRNDWQHKCVEFMEEVVYLKTRQHPDLRALLMNTGYADIEYIDKNDSFWGTGPTNDGQNHLGKIMTRVRERLRVF